From the genome of Motilibacter peucedani, one region includes:
- a CDS encoding MFS transporter — MEHETAQLLRLPGFRRLLGARVLAALANAAAPVLLAFAVLDIRHSAYALGVVLAARSVPQVLLVLAGGVVADRVSRHRVAVAALAVATLTQAGVAALVLTGTVEVWQLAALEAVNGAATAFLMPATEALTGTSVDERLVHRAVPLVRLGVTTASVGGAAFGGLLLATTGTGWGFALDAAAFGAAAVLMARARGRSVEPGREPRRTRPLDDLVDGFREFRRRRWLLVVVAQFFVINAVLAGAWSTLGPVIAERHLGRTGWGFVSSSLAVGMVLGGLLMLKVRVTRLLAVGVAATLLVAPSLLVLGAAPSLPALVVAVVVGGAAIETFEIAWQTSLTQNVPEGSLSRVMAFEQFGTFAAIPVGQVLAGPVASALGTRSAVVCGGLLVVATSLWALSSRSVRSLERRGDGPHLPAQAHEQTDVTAKEGHAGIRPR, encoded by the coding sequence ATGGAGCACGAGACGGCGCAGCTGCTGCGCCTGCCCGGCTTCCGGCGCCTGCTCGGCGCCCGCGTGCTCGCCGCGCTCGCCAACGCTGCGGCCCCCGTGCTGCTGGCCTTCGCCGTCCTCGACATCCGCCACTCCGCCTACGCGCTGGGCGTCGTGCTGGCCGCCCGCTCGGTGCCGCAGGTGCTGCTCGTGCTCGCCGGCGGCGTCGTCGCCGACCGCGTCTCCCGGCACCGGGTCGCCGTCGCGGCCCTGGCGGTCGCGACGCTGACGCAGGCCGGCGTGGCCGCGCTGGTCCTCACCGGCACGGTGGAGGTCTGGCAGCTGGCCGCTCTGGAGGCGGTCAACGGAGCGGCGACCGCCTTCCTCATGCCCGCCACCGAGGCGCTCACCGGCACCTCGGTCGACGAGCGGCTCGTGCACCGGGCGGTGCCGCTCGTGCGGCTCGGCGTCACGACGGCCAGCGTCGGCGGCGCGGCCTTCGGCGGCCTGCTCCTCGCGACGACGGGAACCGGCTGGGGGTTCGCGCTCGACGCGGCGGCGTTCGGCGCGGCCGCGGTGCTCATGGCCCGCGCCCGCGGACGGTCGGTCGAGCCGGGGCGGGAGCCACGGCGTACCCGTCCTCTCGACGACCTCGTCGACGGCTTCCGCGAGTTCCGGCGGCGACGGTGGTTGCTCGTGGTCGTCGCGCAGTTCTTCGTCATCAACGCCGTGCTCGCCGGTGCCTGGAGCACGCTGGGGCCGGTGATCGCCGAGCGCCATCTCGGCCGCACGGGCTGGGGCTTCGTCAGCTCGTCGCTCGCGGTCGGCATGGTGCTCGGTGGTCTTCTGATGCTCAAGGTGCGGGTTACGCGCCTGCTCGCTGTCGGCGTCGCGGCCACGCTGCTCGTCGCCCCGTCCCTGCTCGTGCTCGGCGCGGCGCCGTCGCTGCCCGCGCTCGTCGTGGCGGTCGTCGTCGGCGGCGCCGCCATCGAGACGTTCGAGATCGCGTGGCAGACGTCGCTGACGCAGAACGTGCCGGAGGGGTCGCTGAGCCGGGTCATGGCGTTCGAGCAGTTCGGCACGTTCGCGGCGATCCCGGTGGGCCAGGTGCTCGCGGGTCCGGTCGCCTCGGCGCTCGGCACACGGTCTGCAGTGGTATGCGGTGGCCTGCTGGTCGTCGCGACGTCGCTGTGGGCGCTGTCGAGCCGCTCCGTACGAAGCCTCGAGAGGCGCGGCGACGGGCCGCACCTGCCGGCCCAGGCGCACGAGCAGACCGACGTGACCGCGAAGGAGGGCCATGCAGGCATACGCCCGCGGTGA
- a CDS encoding methionine synthase: MESPERPDLALPPGSATGVGSVPGTAPLEAVKAVFGLLPDLPFLPELPARGPGADMVGRAVSLLADLHGDVQPSGWRLTPGPGRDERLGVAWLGEDLDALEEVAGAHEGAVKLQVTGPVTLAATVELFRGGLAARDPGARRDLTESLAEGVAAHVAEVRRRLPAARVVLQLDEPALPTALLGRLPTASGFGALRALEESEAQSSLEAVVAAAGVPVVLHCCAASPPVALFRRAGAWGVSLDASLLTERDDEVLGEAVDAGVQLLLGLVPSMDSTLSDVAATVAPVRRLWRRLGFAPGLLATAVTVTPTCGLAGASAGYARLALERCAAAGRALVDDPEG; the protein is encoded by the coding sequence GTGGAGAGCCCCGAGCGTCCGGACCTCGCCCTGCCGCCCGGATCGGCGACGGGCGTCGGCTCCGTGCCCGGCACGGCTCCGCTCGAGGCGGTCAAGGCGGTCTTCGGGCTGCTGCCCGACCTGCCCTTCCTGCCCGAGCTGCCCGCGCGCGGCCCGGGCGCTGACATGGTGGGACGCGCCGTCTCGCTGCTCGCGGACCTCCACGGCGACGTCCAGCCCAGCGGGTGGCGCCTCACGCCGGGGCCCGGTCGCGACGAGCGGCTCGGCGTCGCCTGGCTGGGGGAGGACCTCGACGCCCTCGAGGAGGTCGCCGGAGCCCACGAGGGCGCGGTGAAGCTGCAGGTCACGGGCCCGGTCACGCTCGCTGCGACGGTCGAGCTGTTCCGCGGCGGGCTCGCCGCCCGCGACCCCGGCGCCCGGCGCGACCTGACCGAGTCGCTCGCGGAGGGCGTCGCCGCGCACGTCGCCGAGGTGCGCCGCCGCCTGCCCGCCGCCCGGGTCGTGCTGCAGCTCGACGAGCCGGCCCTGCCCACCGCCCTGCTGGGACGGCTCCCCACGGCGAGCGGCTTCGGCGCCCTGCGGGCGCTGGAGGAGTCCGAGGCGCAGAGCTCGCTGGAGGCGGTGGTCGCGGCCGCAGGCGTACCCGTCGTGCTGCACTGCTGCGCGGCCTCGCCACCCGTGGCGTTGTTCAGGCGGGCCGGGGCGTGGGGCGTCTCGCTCGACGCGAGCCTGCTCACGGAGCGCGACGACGAGGTGCTCGGCGAGGCGGTCGACGCCGGGGTGCAGCTGCTGCTGGGGCTCGTCCCGTCCATGGACAGCACGTTGTCGGACGTGGCCGCTACGGTCGCGCCCGTACGCCGGCTGTGGCGGCGGCTCGGGTTCGCCCCCGGGCTGCTCGCGACGGCCGTCACCGTGACGCCGACGTGCGGGCTCGCGGGCGCCTCGGCGGGGTATGCCCGCCTCGCGCTCGAGCGCTGCGCGGCGGCGGGGCGGGCAC
- the mnmA gene encoding tRNA 2-thiouridine(34) synthase MnmA, translating to MRVLAAMSGGVDSAVAAARAAEAGHDVTGVHLALSPSPASFRAGARGCCTVEDARDARRAADVIGIPFYVWDLAERFAADVVEDFVQEYAAGRTPNPCLRCNEKIKFAAVLDRALALGFDAVCTGHYAQIVDGPAGRELHRAVDPGRDQSYVLGVLDERQVAHAMFPLGGSLKSEVRAEAERRGLAVADKPDSHDICFIADGDTAGFLARRLGDAPGEIVDTAGEVVGTHGGSFGFTVGQRRGLRIGRPAPDGRPRYVLDISPVTNRVVVGAAEELDVHAVRGSRPRWSGPAPDGEIECLAQVRAHGEPVPAVAGVGEDGTLTVRLRTPVRGVAPGQAVVVYDGTRVVGSATIDATSRAATV from the coding sequence GTGCGCGTCCTGGCCGCGATGTCCGGCGGAGTCGACTCCGCAGTCGCGGCAGCACGGGCGGCCGAGGCAGGGCACGACGTCACCGGCGTGCACCTCGCGCTCTCGCCCTCGCCCGCGTCGTTCCGCGCCGGCGCCCGAGGCTGCTGCACCGTCGAGGACGCGCGCGACGCCCGCCGCGCCGCCGACGTCATCGGCATCCCCTTCTACGTCTGGGACCTCGCCGAGCGCTTCGCCGCCGACGTGGTCGAGGACTTCGTCCAGGAGTACGCAGCCGGCCGCACCCCCAACCCGTGCCTGCGCTGCAACGAGAAGATCAAGTTCGCCGCCGTGCTCGACCGCGCGCTCGCCCTGGGGTTCGACGCGGTCTGCACCGGTCACTACGCCCAGATCGTCGACGGCCCAGCGGGTCGCGAGCTCCACCGGGCGGTCGACCCGGGCAGGGACCAGTCCTACGTCCTCGGCGTGCTCGACGAGCGCCAGGTGGCCCACGCGATGTTCCCCCTCGGCGGCTCGCTCAAGTCGGAGGTGCGCGCCGAGGCCGAGCGCCGGGGGCTCGCCGTCGCCGACAAGCCCGACAGCCACGACATCTGCTTCATCGCCGACGGCGACACGGCCGGCTTCCTCGCCCGCCGCCTCGGTGACGCGCCCGGTGAGATCGTCGACACCGCCGGCGAGGTGGTCGGCACCCACGGCGGGTCATTCGGCTTCACGGTCGGCCAGCGCCGCGGCCTGCGCATCGGCCGGCCCGCGCCCGACGGGCGCCCTCGCTACGTCCTCGACATCTCGCCCGTCACGAACCGCGTCGTCGTCGGGGCCGCAGAGGAGCTCGACGTGCACGCGGTACGCGGCTCCCGCCCCCGCTGGTCCGGCCCCGCCCCCGACGGCGAGATCGAGTGCCTCGCGCAGGTCCGCGCGCACGGCGAGCCGGTCCCTGCAGTCGCGGGCGTCGGCGAGGACGGCACGCTGACGGTGCGGCTGCGTACGCCGGTGCGCGGGGTCGCCCCCGGCCAGGCGGTCGTCGTCTACGACGGCACCCGCGTCGTCGGCTCGGCGACGATCGACGCGACCTCGCGCGCAGCCACCGTCTGA
- a CDS encoding VOC family protein, translated as MQAYARGELAVVIDCADLDRAAAFWTEVLGYRSSGYPGSAYRSLLAPESTGVEVLLQRVPEGKLAKSRVHLDLRTRDLDSECERVTRAGAVRTTEQPISEGGWVWHVFADPDGNEFCVLQPPTEHWSEVDS; from the coding sequence ATGCAGGCATACGCCCGCGGTGAGCTCGCCGTCGTCATCGACTGCGCCGACCTCGACCGCGCCGCGGCGTTCTGGACCGAGGTGCTGGGCTACCGGAGCTCCGGCTACCCCGGCTCGGCCTATCGCAGCCTGCTCGCCCCCGAGAGCACCGGCGTGGAGGTGCTGCTCCAGCGCGTGCCCGAGGGCAAGCTCGCCAAGAGCCGGGTGCACCTCGACCTGCGCACCCGCGACCTCGACAGCGAGTGCGAGCGGGTGACCCGGGCCGGCGCCGTGCGCACGACGGAGCAGCCGATCTCCGAGGGTGGTTGGGTGTGGCACGTCTTCGCCGACCCTGACGGCAACGAGTTCTGCGTGCTCCAGCCGCCGACGGAGCACTGGTCAGAGGTGGACTCCTAG
- a CDS encoding DUF6541 family protein: protein MTASVDERRPAAAPRSVSSGLRRIAGISASLVSTQAVTALLGLLFWAVAARQSSRPQVGTALAAVSLMMLIGSVGTLGLGTLLIDRLPRTEQGERRVLVRNSLLLAGLAGAFLTAVFAAVAEGVLHVDNLRSMAGSPAAAAGLVLGIGLTALVMVLDQAVLSIGTGALQLERNVLASSVKIVALLALGAAGATSGMAIFLAWTIGTATSLPLVAWRTRGGRALDTSGRLVDLGRMRGLGRHAASHHALNLALQAPLQLLPLIVTVALSTAANSAFNTALLVTGFVFAVPYAIAIGVFASARGEERAAIAHMRTTIPLAVAASVAAYVVLFPFAGLVLRLFGSGYADDGATTLRVLVLAGIPFVVKDHFIALRRLQGRTSQAVTVIACFTVVELAAALVGARTHGIDGLSVAWVSVLAAEALVLLPPLLLAVRHAARDTEPVTPPGGQVTDEPAPNDEPAPTSLSAGSVPPSRDLTGPTLAAMALGLLLVAVAGAQSRPDAAGQLQAVTYVLGLAVVLVPAAFRILLSGTSDRERIALAVAVPIALQLSRPLINPQHFAYHDEFLHANVLRQIGSSHHLFSLNSLLPVSAYYPGLEIVTDAVRQTTGLPVYATSVVVLLLVRVVFALTLVALVRAVSGSTRVACVASVVYVSNPQLLFFNSQFSYQTLALPLAVLTLYAFVSRVRGRRSSLLGAAALASATAATHHLTAVLLVASLLGWLVLELLLRAKGERRDALGLAVLGAVGAAAVVLVAANPGNPVVSYLWSIVTSSSNDVGALTRGQQTKSVFKDSAGTSSYLWEKALILAALALVTVGLVPALLRSREWLRRRVPLAVLLSLVACLFPIIPAGHLTRATAEVGDRSSGFVFFGVAFVFGWWLWRRTLRARTAAVLAAALGIVMLGNVVLGAGPVSEQLPGAYQISADARSVDSDNLAAAQWLHDNVKGDTRVYADRVSGLLAAGVGGMFTVRHISTDIDASRLILDPEFTAADVALIKQARISYVVVDQRDSNSLPHEDVYIESGEFGSPRTAPVPAAALHKFDTVRGVTKVYDNGSIAIYDVRRLRGA from the coding sequence GTGACAGCGAGCGTCGACGAGCGCCGCCCCGCAGCAGCACCGCGCAGCGTGTCCTCCGGGCTGCGCCGCATCGCGGGCATCAGCGCCTCGCTGGTCTCGACGCAGGCGGTCACCGCGCTGCTCGGGCTGCTCTTCTGGGCGGTGGCCGCGCGGCAGTCGTCGCGCCCGCAGGTCGGCACCGCCCTCGCGGCCGTCTCGCTCATGATGCTGATCGGCTCGGTCGGCACCCTCGGCCTGGGCACCCTGCTGATCGACCGCCTCCCCCGCACCGAGCAGGGCGAGCGCCGGGTGCTCGTGCGCAACTCGCTGCTGCTGGCCGGGCTCGCGGGCGCCTTCCTCACGGCGGTGTTCGCAGCGGTCGCCGAAGGCGTGCTGCACGTCGACAACCTGCGCTCCATGGCCGGCAGCCCCGCTGCCGCAGCAGGTCTGGTGCTCGGCATCGGGCTCACGGCCCTGGTGATGGTCCTCGACCAGGCGGTGCTCAGCATCGGCACCGGCGCGCTCCAGCTCGAGCGCAACGTCCTCGCCAGCTCGGTGAAGATCGTCGCACTGCTCGCCCTCGGCGCGGCGGGCGCCACGAGCGGGATGGCGATCTTCCTCGCCTGGACGATCGGGACCGCCACCTCGCTGCCGCTGGTCGCATGGCGTACGCGTGGGGGCCGCGCGCTCGACACGTCCGGCCGTCTGGTCGACCTCGGGAGGATGCGCGGGCTCGGCCGGCACGCCGCCAGCCACCACGCGCTCAACCTCGCCCTGCAGGCGCCGCTGCAGCTGTTGCCGCTGATCGTCACCGTGGCGCTCTCGACCGCCGCCAACAGCGCGTTCAACACCGCGCTCCTGGTCACGGGGTTCGTCTTCGCGGTGCCCTACGCCATCGCCATCGGGGTCTTCGCCTCGGCGCGCGGTGAGGAACGTGCGGCCATCGCCCACATGCGCACGACCATCCCGCTCGCCGTGGCGGCCAGCGTCGCGGCCTACGTCGTGCTGTTCCCCTTCGCCGGCCTGGTCCTGCGGCTGTTCGGCAGCGGCTACGCCGACGACGGCGCCACCACGCTGCGCGTCCTGGTGCTGGCCGGCATCCCCTTCGTCGTCAAGGACCACTTCATCGCCCTGCGCCGGCTGCAGGGACGCACCAGCCAGGCCGTGACCGTGATCGCCTGCTTCACCGTCGTCGAGCTGGCCGCCGCCCTCGTCGGTGCGCGCACGCACGGCATCGACGGGCTCAGCGTGGCGTGGGTCAGCGTGCTGGCTGCCGAGGCCCTGGTGCTGCTGCCGCCCCTCCTGCTCGCCGTGCGCCACGCAGCCCGCGACACGGAGCCCGTGACGCCCCCCGGGGGGCAGGTCACCGACGAGCCCGCGCCGAACGACGAGCCCGCACCGACCAGCCTCTCGGCAGGGTCCGTCCCGCCCTCCCGCGACCTCACCGGTCCGACCCTCGCGGCGATGGCCCTCGGACTGCTGCTCGTCGCCGTGGCAGGGGCGCAGTCCCGGCCCGACGCCGCCGGCCAGCTGCAGGCCGTCACCTACGTCCTCGGGCTCGCGGTCGTGCTCGTGCCGGCCGCCTTCCGCATCCTGCTCTCCGGGACGTCGGACCGGGAGCGCATCGCGCTGGCCGTAGCGGTGCCGATCGCCCTGCAGCTCAGCCGGCCGTTGATCAACCCGCAGCACTTCGCCTACCACGACGAGTTCCTGCACGCGAACGTCCTGCGCCAGATCGGTTCCTCGCACCACTTGTTCTCGCTCAACTCGCTGCTGCCCGTCTCGGCCTACTACCCCGGGCTCGAGATCGTCACGGACGCCGTGCGGCAGACGACGGGGCTGCCGGTCTACGCCACCTCCGTGGTCGTGCTGCTGCTGGTGCGGGTGGTCTTCGCCCTGACCCTCGTCGCGCTGGTGCGGGCCGTCTCCGGCTCGACCCGCGTCGCGTGCGTGGCCAGCGTCGTCTACGTCTCGAACCCCCAGCTGCTGTTCTTCAACTCGCAGTTCTCCTACCAGACGCTCGCCCTCCCCCTCGCGGTGCTGACGCTGTACGCGTTCGTCAGCCGCGTGCGGGGTCGCCGCAGCTCGCTGCTGGGCGCCGCGGCGCTGGCGTCGGCGACCGCGGCCACGCACCACCTGACAGCGGTGCTCCTGGTGGCCTCCCTGCTCGGCTGGCTCGTGCTCGAGCTGCTGCTGCGCGCCAAGGGCGAACGCCGTGACGCGCTCGGCCTCGCCGTGCTGGGGGCCGTCGGAGCGGCTGCCGTCGTCTTGGTGGCCGCCAACCCCGGCAACCCGGTGGTCAGCTACCTCTGGTCGATCGTCACCAGCTCGAGCAACGACGTGGGCGCCCTCACGCGCGGGCAGCAGACCAAGAGCGTCTTCAAGGACTCCGCAGGCACCAGCAGCTATCTCTGGGAGAAGGCGCTGATCCTGGCCGCTCTCGCGCTCGTCACCGTGGGCCTGGTCCCCGCGCTGCTGCGCTCGCGCGAATGGCTGCGGCGGCGGGTGCCGCTGGCTGTCCTGCTCAGCCTCGTGGCCTGCCTGTTCCCGATCATCCCCGCGGGCCACCTGACGCGGGCCACTGCGGAGGTGGGCGACCGCTCGTCGGGGTTCGTCTTCTTCGGCGTGGCCTTCGTGTTCGGCTGGTGGCTCTGGCGCCGGACCCTGCGCGCGAGGACGGCCGCGGTCCTCGCCGCAGCGCTCGGGATCGTCATGCTCGGCAACGTCGTGCTCGGCGCGGGCCCCGTCTCCGAGCAGCTGCCCGGCGCCTATCAGATCTCTGCCGACGCGCGCAGCGTCGACAGCGACAACCTGGCTGCGGCCCAGTGGCTCCACGACAACGTCAAGGGCGACACCCGCGTCTACGCCGACCGGGTGTCCGGCCTGCTCGCCGCGGGCGTCGGCGGCATGTTCACGGTGCGCCACATCTCCACCGACATCGACGCCTCGAGGCTGATCCTCGACCCTGAGTTCACCGCGGCGGACGTCGCGCTCATCAAGCAGGCGCGCATCTCCTACGTCGTCGTGGACCAGCGCGACTCGAACAGCCTGCCCCACGAGGACGTCTACATCGAGTCCGGTGAGTTCGGCTCGCCGCGCACCGCGCCGGTCCCAGCGGCCGCACTGCACAAGTTCGACACCGTCCGCGGCGTCACGAAGGTCTACGACAACGGCTCGATCGCCATCTACGACGTCCGGAGGCTGCGCGGTGCGTAG
- a CDS encoding glycosyltransferase family 2 protein, with product MPAPRRDLAPDGPSVTVVVPAMNEARNLPWLAKHMPKGIAEIILVDGHSVDDTVAVARGLWPDVRIVSQNRRGKGNALACGFHAATSEIIVMIDADGSMDPGEIPFFVDALVAGADYAKGSRFGTGGGSSDITPVRAAGNRFLNRLTNTLHRTSYSDLCYGYNAFWRRVLPLLAMDPGTAEDDVTERKWGDGFEVETLINIRVHNSGLRIAEVASFESERLFGSSNLHAVSDGLRVLRTIAIEKRDLRRGDRVRALSQQLMRLEDVSERSKVDAVTRTTPAAEPDRTIDLRRSTVDLTAETVNGHSRGGRSASNGSIAV from the coding sequence ATGCCGGCACCGCGCCGGGACCTCGCGCCCGACGGTCCGTCGGTCACCGTCGTCGTGCCCGCCATGAACGAGGCGCGCAACCTCCCGTGGCTGGCCAAGCACATGCCGAAGGGCATCGCCGAGATCATCCTCGTCGACGGCCACTCCGTCGACGACACCGTCGCCGTCGCGCGCGGGCTGTGGCCCGACGTGCGCATCGTCTCGCAGAACCGGCGCGGCAAGGGCAACGCCCTCGCGTGCGGCTTCCACGCCGCCACGAGCGAGATCATCGTCATGATCGACGCCGACGGGTCGATGGACCCGGGTGAGATCCCGTTCTTCGTCGACGCACTGGTGGCCGGTGCCGACTACGCCAAGGGCAGCCGCTTCGGCACCGGAGGCGGCTCGAGCGACATCACGCCCGTGCGCGCCGCCGGCAACCGCTTCCTGAACCGCCTGACCAACACCTTGCACCGCACGAGCTACAGCGACCTCTGCTACGGCTACAACGCCTTCTGGCGCCGGGTGCTGCCGTTGCTCGCCATGGATCCCGGGACCGCCGAGGACGACGTCACCGAGCGCAAGTGGGGCGACGGCTTCGAGGTCGAGACGCTGATCAACATCCGCGTGCACAACTCGGGCCTGCGGATCGCCGAGGTCGCCTCCTTCGAGTCCGAGCGCCTGTTCGGGAGCAGCAACCTCCACGCGGTCTCCGACGGGCTGCGGGTCCTGCGCACCATCGCCATCGAGAAGCGCGACCTCCGTCGCGGCGACCGGGTCCGTGCCCTCTCGCAGCAGCTGATGCGCCTGGAGGACGTCTCGGAGCGCAGCAAGGTCGACGCCGTGACGCGCACGACGCCGGCAGCGGAGCCGGACCGCACGATCGACCTGCGCCGCTCCACCGTCGACCTGACCGCCGAGACGGTCAACGGTCACTCTCGGGGCGGGCGCAGCGCGTCGAACGGCAGCATCGCCGTCTGA
- a CDS encoding glycoside hydrolase 5 family protein, translating into MSARPVHRTSWSTAVVAAVSAAAAVLTLAGPAAASTPAHRRVPAAVRAAAVSVPRAASALLPTADSFVTRSGSTLLLQGKPFRFVGANEYYLGLDDNVRDAQGRPTYPTHAAIDSALDAAVSLGATVVRAHTLGISVGSPRSVEPSLGRWNDAAFEPVDYAVAAARARGLRLMVPLTDEWRYYHGGKSTFTAWRGYAGSTDPGATAADDAVQRDAEAHFYSDPAVISDFRAYVAHVLGHVNRYTGTAMSSEPTIAVWETGNELWDAPNSWTASTAAYIKSLAPRQLVADGSAANGKHVADAAVDAPAVDIVGGHFYPRDPAWMQQDAAVAAGHGKAYVVGEFDWTGDLSSWLSKIAATPAVSGGILWTLLPRIAGKPEQHGDGYAMWVPGTTAQMTSAQQQIRSTAAALTRSWQQAAAPAPAAVAPQWSTWAGPGGSVQTTTSGLVLRTGATGGWADKASARLVAAASADTRVRATVVPVTTGESYLSLVLRSAGSATSVADEAGYRVELDGGGYASVGRRGAAPALLSPSLHIDGFAAGSPLSIEFAVRGTALELRLWTGPVRPSQPTWSGDDDTAAAVAAPGGAAFSLNGGAAAAPTEWKITSWQVLPA; encoded by the coding sequence GTGAGTGCACGTCCCGTCCACCGCACCTCATGGAGCACGGCCGTCGTGGCAGCGGTGAGCGCGGCCGCGGCGGTGCTCACGCTCGCCGGTCCGGCGGCCGCCTCGACCCCCGCGCACCGCAGGGTGCCGGCCGCCGTACGCGCCGCCGCAGTGTCCGTGCCACGAGCCGCGAGCGCGCTGCTGCCCACCGCGGACAGCTTCGTGACCCGTTCGGGGAGCACGCTGCTGCTGCAGGGCAAGCCGTTCCGCTTCGTCGGCGCCAACGAGTACTACCTCGGCCTCGACGACAACGTCCGTGACGCCCAGGGCCGGCCGACCTACCCGACGCACGCCGCGATCGACTCGGCGCTCGATGCGGCGGTCTCCCTCGGCGCCACCGTCGTCCGGGCGCACACCCTCGGCATCTCCGTAGGCAGCCCGCGCAGCGTCGAGCCGTCGCTGGGTCGGTGGAACGACGCCGCCTTCGAGCCCGTCGACTACGCGGTGGCCGCTGCGCGGGCGCGCGGCCTGCGGCTCATGGTGCCCCTCACCGACGAGTGGCGGTACTACCACGGCGGGAAGTCGACGTTCACCGCGTGGCGCGGCTACGCCGGCAGCACCGACCCTGGCGCGACCGCGGCTGACGACGCGGTGCAGCGCGACGCGGAGGCGCACTTCTACTCCGACCCTGCGGTGATCTCCGACTTCCGCGCCTACGTCGCTCACGTGCTGGGCCACGTCAACCGCTACACCGGCACCGCCATGTCCAGCGAGCCGACGATCGCGGTCTGGGAGACCGGCAACGAGCTGTGGGACGCACCGAACTCCTGGACGGCGTCGACCGCCGCTTACATCAAGTCGCTGGCCCCGCGCCAGCTCGTCGCGGACGGCTCCGCCGCGAACGGCAAGCACGTGGCCGACGCGGCGGTCGACGCCCCTGCGGTCGACATCGTGGGCGGCCACTTCTACCCGCGTGACCCTGCGTGGATGCAGCAGGACGCTGCAGTGGCGGCCGGGCACGGGAAGGCGTACGTCGTCGGCGAGTTCGACTGGACGGGCGACCTCAGCTCCTGGCTCAGCAAGATCGCCGCCACCCCAGCGGTCTCGGGCGGCATCCTCTGGACGCTGCTGCCCCGCATCGCGGGCAAGCCGGAGCAGCACGGTGACGGCTACGCGATGTGGGTGCCCGGCACCACCGCCCAGATGACCTCGGCGCAGCAGCAGATCCGCAGCACGGCCGCAGCCCTCACGCGCAGCTGGCAGCAGGCCGCTGCTCCCGCGCCCGCAGCGGTGGCACCGCAGTGGTCGACCTGGGCAGGGCCGGGCGGCTCGGTGCAGACCACCACCAGCGGACTGGTGCTGCGTACCGGCGCGACGGGCGGCTGGGCCGACAAGGCCTCGGCGCGGCTCGTCGCGGCCGCGTCGGCCGACACCCGCGTGCGGGCGACCGTCGTGCCCGTGACGACGGGTGAGTCGTACCTCTCGCTCGTGCTGCGCAGCGCGGGGTCGGCCACGAGCGTGGCCGACGAGGCCGGCTACCGGGTCGAGCTCGACGGCGGCGGGTACGCGTCGGTGGGCCGCCGCGGTGCGGCGCCGGCACTGCTCTCGCCCAGCCTGCACATCGACGGATTCGCTGCGGGTTCACCGTTGTCGATCGAGTTCGCCGTGCGCGGCACCGCTCTGGAGCTCCGGCTGTGGACCGGCCCGGTGCGTCCGTCGCAGCCGACGTGGTCGGGCGACGACGACACGGCTGCAGCGGTCGCGGCGCCTGGTGGGGCGGCGTTCTCGCTGAACGGCGGCGCAGCGGCCGCACCGACAGAGTGGAAGATCACCTCGTGGCAGGTGCTTCCTGCCTGA
- a CDS encoding cysteine desulfurase family protein has protein sequence MAYLDHAATTPLRPEAAEVLSALLPTTVNPASLHASGRRARRTLEEAREQLARVVSCRPGEVVFTGSGTEADNLAVKGLYWSRRDADPRRRRVVVSAVEHAAVLEAAHWLERSQGAEVVTVPVDGLGRTDVDALRSVLDDDPGTVALVSVMWANNEVGTVQPLAQVVEAAARHGVPVHADAVQALGALPIDFAASGLAALTVSGHKVGGPVGTGALVLGRAEVVTPVLHGGGQERDVRSGTLAAASLAAFATAAACAEERRPVESRRLAGLRDELERRVLSEVPDAVVNGDRGNRLPGVAHLTFPGCEGDALLMLLDARGVECSTGSACTAGVPEPSEVLLAMGLGAEAARGSLRFSLGWTSTSTDVDELVEAIGPAVARARRAGLVTTGA, from the coding sequence ATGGCGTACCTCGACCACGCGGCCACGACGCCTCTGCGGCCGGAGGCCGCCGAGGTGCTCTCGGCGCTGCTCCCGACGACGGTCAACCCGGCCAGCCTGCACGCGTCCGGCCGCCGCGCGCGCCGAACGCTGGAGGAGGCCCGTGAGCAGCTGGCCCGGGTCGTGTCGTGCCGTCCGGGCGAGGTCGTCTTCACCGGTTCCGGCACCGAGGCCGACAACCTGGCCGTGAAGGGCCTCTACTGGTCGCGCCGGGACGCCGACCCGAGGCGCCGCCGCGTCGTCGTCAGCGCCGTCGAGCACGCCGCCGTCCTCGAAGCCGCGCACTGGCTCGAGCGCTCGCAGGGCGCGGAGGTCGTCACCGTCCCGGTCGACGGTCTCGGCCGCACCGACGTCGACGCGCTCCGGAGCGTCCTCGACGACGACCCCGGCACCGTGGCGCTGGTCAGCGTCATGTGGGCCAACAACGAGGTCGGCACGGTCCAGCCGCTCGCCCAGGTGGTCGAGGCGGCGGCCCGCCACGGCGTACCCGTCCACGCCGACGCCGTCCAGGCGCTCGGCGCGCTGCCCATCGACTTCGCCGCCAGCGGCCTCGCCGCCCTCACCGTCAGCGGCCACAAGGTCGGCGGCCCGGTCGGCACCGGTGCCCTCGTCCTCGGCCGCGCCGAGGTCGTCACGCCGGTGCTGCACGGCGGGGGACAGGAGCGCGACGTACGCTCCGGCACCCTGGCCGCCGCATCGCTCGCCGCGTTCGCCACCGCCGCAGCCTGCGCCGAGGAGCGCCGGCCGGTCGAGTCCCGCCGGCTGGCGGGGCTGCGCGACGAGCTGGAGCGCCGCGTGCTCTCCGAGGTGCCCGACGCCGTCGTCAACGGCGACCGCGGCAACCGGCTGCCCGGCGTCGCGCACCTGACCTTCCCCGGCTGCGAGGGCGACGCGCTGCTCATGCTCCTCGACGCGCGCGGGGTCGAGTGCTCGACAGGTTCTGCTTGCACCGCAGGCGTTCCTGAGCCCAGCGAGGTGCTCCTGGCCATGGGGCTCGGTGCCGAGGCCGCCCGCGGCTCGCTCCGCTTCAGCCTGGGCTGGACCTCGACCAGCACAGACGTCGACGAGCTCGTCGAGGCGATCGGGCCCGCGGTCGCCCGGGCCCGTCGTGCCGGCCTCGTCACGACGGGAGCCTGA